The Rubripirellula amarantea genome includes the window ATGAACCGTGTCAACTATGATAGAGATCGTTCGCTATTGCGTCGTTTCGCCCCTATTCAATCCTATTTCCTACTTTGGTTTCGATGAAGTATCTCGTTTCGTTTTCCACCATTGGTCTACTGGTCGTGTTTGTTCAGCAGGCTGCCCTGGGCCAAACCGCCTTTCCATTTCATTTGCCGAGCGAAAAGCCTGATCGCGAACTCAGTGCGGCGATGGAACGCATCTATACCGACTATGAAGCTCCGGAGCCGCAAAACAATGAGCTGTTCAGTCAATTCAAGTACACGGCGCTGGAAGGCTTTGACTACAGCAATCACGACGGAACAGTCTCGCGTCGCGATCCATCCAAAATCTTACTGCACGACGGAAAGTACTACGTTTGGTACACGCATCGTAAAACCGAAACACCACCGCAAGGCGCCGACAAGAGTTCCGATACGATTCCATCGACCGACTGGGACCTATCGGAAATATGGTACGCGACATCTACGGATGGTTTCACTTGGGAAGAACAAGGCATCGCGATCAAGCGACCTGAAAAGCCACAGGTCGGTTGGCGTTCTGTGACAACGACGGACATCCTGGAATGGGACGGAAAGTTCTATCTTTACTACCAAGGATTCATGGAAGCCAGCGGCAAGCGAGGCGACGATTGCCCGGTTGCGGTTTCCTACGCGGATTCGCCCGATGGTCCCTGGACTCCCCACAATCAAATCGTGATTCCCAACGGAGCAGAAGGCGAATGGGACCAATACTCAATTCATGATCCCTATCCGCTGGTGCACAACGGAAAGATCTACATCTACTACAAGTCCGACTTTGGAAAGGCACCCGACAAAGTGCGTATGCAAGGTTTGGCGACGGCAAGTCATCCGTTGGGACCATTTACCAAGAGCCCGTTGAATCCCGTCATCACGTCAGGCCATGAAACGTCGTTGTTCCCGTTCCGCAAAGGTGTCGCCGCTCTTGTCTACAAAGACGGTCCCGAACACAACACGATTCAATATGCGGACGATTGGGTCAACTTCAAGATTGCGTCGATCACGGAACTAATGCCTTACGCGGCAGCTCCCTACGTGCCGGATGCATTCACGAACACTCAAGATGGCCGAGGGATCACGTGGGGACTTGCACACTTCATCGGACTCGGTGCCAAGGGCCAATATCACTCGATGCTCGTGCGTTTCGATTGCGATCTTAGTCTCGACGTTCACGATCCAGACATGAAACATCATCGTGTGAACCACAAACCCGATGTTTATTTTCGTCAAGGATTAAGCAAGCGACAACGCGAGCGAATTGGCAGCGAGAACGCGAAGCGAATCCAACAACCTTGAACGCTGAATTGTCGCGAACGACTTGAAGCCCCGAAGTCACGGACACGATCGCCCAGTTAACGAAATCGACTCAACCTGAATCGTGGCGACGCGGCCAGTCTGATGCGTGTCAGGTCAGCGGATGCGAGCATTCTCGATCTCATCGAGCGCTAGGTAGGCGGCCGAGATACTGCCGCCTGAAAGTTTCGTCTTCCAGGTTTCCGAATCGGCGTTAGCGGGACGAATGGCGCGCCAATAGAACCATACCGAGACGACGAATCCGATTATTCCTACCGCCAATGAGATGTAGAGTGGCCCAGAAAGAAGCACCTCGTCAAAACCTAACGCCACGGCAACGGGGATCCACATCAACCACCAAATGAACCCAATGAGCACGCTCGCTCGTAGGTACCCCGACCGCAAACTATCAAGCTTGCTTCGAATTTCGACTACTGACTTCGAGTAGTCGATTTTGCGAATGCGTGTGCAAACGAGTATCGCCTGAGCAATTACCAAAATTCCGTACACGTGCAGAATCCCACCGTTGACCACTCGATGTGGGATCTGAGTGTTTCTGGCCCAGCACTGAGCGCCCAGCGCAATCAACGCGATGCCAACGAGCACTTGAATTAGCTGCCATCGAAACAACGGGCGTAGCGAATCTTCAATTCGATCCATCAATTGACGACGAGTCAGCAATAGACGTCCCGCCAACGCTTGTTGTTCCCAACTCGCGGCCGCCTGCGGATCCTTTGCGTCGTAAGAGCTAGCCTCACCCGAGATCGTTGGTGCTAACGCCGCGTTATGACTCGACGTAATCGACTGAACATCCGACTTGATCTGACTCGCCCGTTGGTAGCGTCGATTGGGTTCCCGCTCGAGAGTCCGCAGCACCACTTCATCAAGCCGCACGTCGATCTGAACCTTCTTTGACGGTGCTTCGAATCGTCCTATGGGAAGTTCGCCGGTCAACATTTCGTAAAACACGACGCCGAGTGAATAGATGTCTGCACGGTGATCAACGCCGTGTGAGCCTTCCATTTGTTCGGGAGCCATGTAGCGCGGGGTTCCCATGATTTGATGCGTGCCGGTGAGAGTATCTTGCTGCCCGCCGCTCCCCAAAATCCGCGAAAGTCCAAAGTCGGCGATCTTAACCGAACCGTCGACGGCAATCAGAATGTTCTCGGGCTTGATATCGCGATGCACAATTCCTTTGTCGTGAGCGTACTGAAGTGCATCGCAAAGATGCGGAACGATCGCCAACGCGTGCTCGGGGTCTAGCTGTCCTGCTTTGACAACATCACGAAGTGTTGACCCATCAACGAACTCCATCAGAAAGTAGTACGTGTCTTCGACGTGTCCGAATTCGAAAACGGGCACGATGTTGGGGTGGGTCAACTTCGCCAACGTTCTCGCTTCTCGAGTGAATCGTAACGCAAACTTGACGTCATGACCGAATTCCTCTGGCAAGATCTTCAGCGCGACTAAACGGTCGAGGCCGGACTGGCGAGCTTTGTAAACGGCGCCCATGCCGCCGGCACCAATCAACTCGATGATTTCTAAGCTTGGGAATAGTTCAGCCATTCGGCCCACGGACGGCGGAACGAACGCGCCTGCGCGCTTGTCGTTTTCGGCGAGTGCTTCGTCGATTGCGACCGCATAGTCCGGGAAACGATCGAGGTAGTCCTGTTTCGCTGGAACCTCCCCACGTCGTCGTCGATAGTCGACATCGAGAACGATTAGCTCAGCCAGCAACACGTCACGCTCGTCCGACGGCATGCCTTCGGGCAAAAAGGCTTCCACGGATGGCGG containing:
- a CDS encoding glycoside hydrolase family 117 protein produces the protein MKYLVSFSTIGLLVVFVQQAALGQTAFPFHLPSEKPDRELSAAMERIYTDYEAPEPQNNELFSQFKYTALEGFDYSNHDGTVSRRDPSKILLHDGKYYVWYTHRKTETPPQGADKSSDTIPSTDWDLSEIWYATSTDGFTWEEQGIAIKRPEKPQVGWRSVTTTDILEWDGKFYLYYQGFMEASGKRGDDCPVAVSYADSPDGPWTPHNQIVIPNGAEGEWDQYSIHDPYPLVHNGKIYIYYKSDFGKAPDKVRMQGLATASHPLGPFTKSPLNPVITSGHETSLFPFRKGVAALVYKDGPEHNTIQYADDWVNFKIASITELMPYAAAPYVPDAFTNTQDGRGITWGLAHFIGLGAKGQYHSMLVRFDCDLSLDVHDPDMKHHRVNHKPDVYFRQGLSKRQRERIGSENAKRIQQP
- a CDS encoding serine/threonine-protein kinase — translated: MSIRQKKLPIAALERIDDLCADFERHWQSNDPPSVEAFLPEGMPSDERDVLLAELIVLDVDYRRRRGEVPAKQDYLDRFPDYAVAIDEALAENDKRAGAFVPPSVGRMAELFPSLEIIELIGAGGMGAVYKARQSGLDRLVALKILPEEFGHDVKFALRFTREARTLAKLTHPNIVPVFEFGHVEDTYYFLMEFVDGSTLRDVVKAGQLDPEHALAIVPHLCDALQYAHDKGIVHRDIKPENILIAVDGSVKIADFGLSRILGSGGQQDTLTGTHQIMGTPRYMAPEQMEGSHGVDHRADIYSLGVVFYEMLTGELPIGRFEAPSKKVQIDVRLDEVVLRTLEREPNRRYQRASQIKSDVQSITSSHNAALAPTISGEASSYDAKDPQAAASWEQQALAGRLLLTRRQLMDRIEDSLRPLFRWQLIQVLVGIALIALGAQCWARNTQIPHRVVNGGILHVYGILVIAQAILVCTRIRKIDYSKSVVEIRSKLDSLRSGYLRASVLIGFIWWLMWIPVAVALGFDEVLLSGPLYISLAVGIIGFVVSVWFYWRAIRPANADSETWKTKLSGGSISAAYLALDEIENARIR